One segment of Streptomyces sp. NBC_00576 DNA contains the following:
- a CDS encoding HEAT repeat domain-containing protein, producing the protein MEAGTVAELVGQALAAARVAEETDDWDEYGTLLRRAAVDGVRSLPLGLELMGSDDPAERETGCDLLGHASDQNEGVRAETAAALVALAERETEGRVLSSLVCAIERTYDQRAVPVLAALAGHPDAEVRQRVASSFAGVTTGLPDGPDIRALITLTRDDDPEVRNWATFTLGFQAEVDSPAIRTALWERTTDENADAREEGIRGLARRHDLRVVPLLAELLDNPEGAHVLTFSAAAIMGIPELLPALLRYEPGDAGVTAAVNACDPMRRAHLDASAWDLMCALHRLRPDLDAAVYMERFDYGLSLGLAATLGSSGYSVEALLECADGDPARAAELVASDLPRSPGGSS; encoded by the coding sequence ATGGAAGCGGGCACGGTGGCGGAACTGGTCGGTCAGGCACTGGCGGCGGCGCGTGTTGCCGAGGAAACGGATGACTGGGACGAGTACGGGACGCTGCTGCGGCGGGCGGCAGTTGACGGGGTGAGGTCGCTGCCGCTCGGCTTGGAGCTGATGGGTTCGGATGACCCGGCCGAGCGTGAGACGGGCTGTGACCTGTTGGGCCACGCGAGCGATCAAAACGAAGGGGTCCGCGCCGAGACGGCGGCCGCGCTGGTCGCGCTCGCGGAGCGGGAGACCGAGGGCCGCGTGCTGTCGTCCCTGGTGTGCGCGATCGAGAGGACGTACGACCAGCGCGCCGTCCCTGTCCTCGCCGCCCTCGCGGGCCACCCCGACGCCGAGGTCCGCCAGCGAGTGGCCAGCTCCTTTGCGGGGGTCACCACCGGACTGCCGGACGGGCCGGACATCCGCGCACTCATCACACTGACCCGCGACGACGACCCTGAGGTCCGCAACTGGGCGACGTTCACGCTGGGCTTCCAGGCCGAGGTCGACAGCCCCGCGATCCGCACCGCGCTCTGGGAACGGACGACCGACGAGAATGCGGATGCCCGCGAGGAAGGCATCCGCGGACTCGCCCGGCGACACGACCTGCGCGTCGTCCCGCTGCTGGCGGAACTGTTGGACAACCCCGAGGGCGCGCACGTCCTCACGTTCAGCGCGGCCGCGATCATGGGCATCCCCGAACTACTGCCGGCTTTGCTGAGGTACGAGCCCGGAGACGCCGGAGTCACCGCTGCCGTGAATGCCTGCGACCCGATGCGGCGGGCCCACTTGGACGCCTCTGCCTGGGACCTGATGTGCGCACTCCACCGCCTCCGCCCCGACCTGGACGCCGCCGTTTACATGGAGCGCTTCGACTACGGCCTGTCCCTCGGCCTCGCCGCCACCCTCGGGTCCTCGGGCTACTCCGTCGAGGCTCTGCTCGAGTGCGCGGACGGCGACCCAGCGCGCGCTGCCGAACTGGTCGCGTCCGACCTGCCGAGGAGCCCCGGGGGCAGCAGTTGA
- a CDS encoding cell wall-binding repeat-containing protein — translation MSSRTRRNLAALTSAASLAAGLLGAVAPGAQAATGGVTPGQIGLYGGSTGIAIVNPDGSGLRSVPNIPNYGYTPNWAPDGSRLVAGESQLVTGRVTGSTAPLTLPWATGVRPGSAPYADPTFWQNGRYVVFSTGGQLVYGPSDASWAPEPLLTNAQEPSTVCDVHPTASPTGTLAFERRNNYGCFTDSPSIWKFDPVTKTLKKIITSGSSPVFSADGSKLAFTRVVDDWTQLFTAEADGTNVQQVTTDASDHLAPSWDPAGGRIAYEAHSSHAGWSDDVQTVRILDLGSGTSTQLTGAGKGSKPAWQPLRKNILARIYGTGSIGIDGAASRWTFDKSGGTHEPDLITARSAVLVNKGNATYSAPAIALAAEKQGPVLLTSGGRLDSTAATELKRSLPRGSAVYLNGGTRVLASNVANQVQALGYKPVRLDGTDLSGLSVRVAKQITTAPSWIFVADGKEYHDPIAASAAAGSLGYRGKGVVLLTNGQSVSASVRNYLNALNPNTTGLVTVGYNAGKAIENVTLNKVWNFWKIGGKTHEDVAANLARFWWTSPTWATVQDTWSWQNAVAGSAVSAGYGPVLWSARATLSAPTAYYLSQRAASISVVQTFGGSTSYPPANRTGIGSAIAASSAWTSTMWAAGGVVPATAATARSSRVSALASSVDSARPTTTPTVIPGEHLPTPDAHSAR, via the coding sequence TTGAGTTCTCGCACGCGCCGCAATCTCGCGGCGCTCACGTCGGCTGCCTCGCTGGCGGCCGGCCTGCTCGGTGCCGTGGCACCGGGCGCGCAGGCCGCGACCGGTGGTGTGACGCCCGGTCAGATCGGTCTGTACGGGGGTAGCACCGGCATCGCGATCGTCAACCCGGACGGGAGCGGCCTGCGTTCCGTCCCCAACATCCCGAACTACGGCTACACCCCGAACTGGGCGCCGGACGGCAGCCGCCTGGTGGCCGGAGAGAGCCAGTTGGTCACCGGCCGGGTCACCGGCAGCACCGCGCCCCTCACCCTGCCGTGGGCGACGGGGGTGCGCCCAGGTAGCGCGCCCTACGCGGACCCGACGTTCTGGCAGAACGGCCGGTACGTGGTGTTCAGCACCGGCGGCCAGCTCGTCTACGGGCCGTCGGACGCCTCATGGGCGCCGGAGCCGTTGCTGACGAACGCCCAGGAGCCGTCGACGGTCTGCGACGTGCACCCGACGGCAAGCCCCACGGGCACCCTGGCCTTCGAACGGCGCAACAACTACGGCTGCTTCACGGACAGTCCGAGCATCTGGAAGTTCGACCCCGTCACCAAGACGCTGAAGAAGATCATCACGTCCGGTTCCTCACCGGTGTTCTCGGCGGACGGCAGCAAGCTGGCCTTCACGCGCGTGGTGGACGACTGGACGCAGCTGTTCACGGCCGAAGCGGACGGCACCAACGTCCAGCAGGTGACCACCGACGCGTCCGATCACCTCGCCCCGAGCTGGGACCCCGCCGGCGGGCGGATCGCCTACGAGGCGCACAGCTCGCACGCCGGCTGGTCCGACGATGTGCAGACGGTGCGGATCCTCGACCTGGGGAGCGGGACATCCACCCAGCTCACCGGGGCGGGCAAGGGCAGCAAGCCCGCGTGGCAGCCGCTGCGGAAGAACATCCTGGCCCGGATCTACGGCACCGGCTCCATCGGTATCGACGGGGCCGCGTCCCGCTGGACGTTCGACAAGTCGGGCGGAACGCATGAGCCCGACCTGATCACCGCCCGGTCCGCGGTTCTGGTCAACAAGGGCAATGCCACGTACTCGGCCCCGGCGATCGCGCTGGCCGCCGAGAAGCAGGGTCCGGTCCTGCTGACCTCCGGGGGCCGGCTGGACTCCACCGCGGCCACGGAACTGAAGCGCTCGCTTCCCAGGGGCAGCGCCGTCTACCTCAACGGCGGCACCCGCGTCCTCGCCTCCAACGTGGCCAACCAGGTGCAGGCGCTCGGCTACAAGCCGGTGCGCCTCGACGGTACGGACCTCTCCGGATTGTCGGTCAGGGTCGCCAAGCAGATCACGACGGCCCCGAGCTGGATCTTCGTCGCCGACGGCAAGGAGTACCACGATCCGATCGCCGCCTCCGCGGCCGCCGGGTCGCTGGGGTACCGCGGCAAGGGCGTGGTCCTGCTGACGAACGGGCAGAGCGTTTCCGCCTCGGTCAGGAACTACCTGAACGCCCTGAACCCGAACACCACGGGGCTGGTGACGGTCGGCTACAACGCCGGCAAGGCGATCGAGAACGTGACCCTCAACAAGGTCTGGAACTTCTGGAAGATCGGCGGCAAGACGCACGAGGACGTCGCCGCCAACCTGGCCCGCTTCTGGTGGACCTCGCCGACGTGGGCCACCGTCCAGGACACCTGGTCCTGGCAGAACGCCGTCGCAGGCAGCGCGGTTTCCGCCGGCTACGGCCCGGTGCTCTGGTCCGCCCGGGCCACGCTCTCGGCGCCGACCGCGTACTACCTGAGCCAGCGGGCCGCGAGCATCTCGGTGGTGCAGACCTTCGGCGGCAGCACGTCGTACCCGCCGGCCAACCGCACCGGCATCGGTTCCGCGATCGCGGCGAGCAGCGCCTGGACGTCCACCATGTGGGCGGCGGGCGGTGTGGTGCCGGCGACGGCTGCCACGGCGCGGTCCTCCCGGGTTTCGGCCCTGGCCTCCTCCGTCGACAGCGCCCGCCCGACGACCACCCCCACGGTGATCCCCGGCGAGCACCTGCCGACACCCGACGCGCACAGCGCCCGCTAG
- a CDS encoding GbsR/MarR family transcriptional regulator: MPGGRLSQPERQQIALGLADGLAYAEIARRLERPTSTVTREVMRNGGPTAYRADLAHRATERRAHRRRTTTPRGPQAPTPAYGRDAEAVREYEEVFTTVLTASGMPTMMSRVMTCLTLTDSGSLTASELVQRLDVSPASVSKAIAFLESQGMVRREPGERRRERYVVDDDVWYESMLASARAIAQIVGIAQQGVGVLGSGTPAAARLENIARFLDFVSESTVRAAEQAREVLHTKPVTASGGSTEPPREDR; encoded by the coding sequence ATGCCGGGAGGCAGGCTCAGCCAGCCCGAACGTCAGCAGATCGCGCTGGGGCTGGCCGACGGCCTCGCCTACGCGGAGATCGCCCGGCGCCTGGAGCGTCCGACCTCCACCGTCACACGTGAGGTGATGCGCAACGGCGGCCCCACCGCCTACCGCGCCGACCTGGCCCACCGCGCCACCGAACGCCGCGCCCACCGGCGCAGGACCACCACACCCCGGGGGCCACAGGCACCGACGCCTGCCTACGGACGTGACGCCGAGGCCGTACGGGAGTACGAGGAGGTGTTCACCACCGTCCTCACCGCGTCGGGCATGCCCACGATGATGTCCCGGGTGATGACCTGCCTCACCCTCACCGACTCCGGCAGCCTCACCGCGTCGGAACTCGTCCAGCGCCTCGACGTCAGCCCGGCGTCCGTGTCCAAGGCGATCGCGTTCCTGGAGAGCCAGGGCATGGTCCGCCGGGAACCGGGCGAACGCCGCCGCGAGCGCTATGTCGTCGACGACGACGTCTGGTACGAGTCGATGCTGGCCAGCGCCCGCGCCATCGCCCAGATCGTCGGGATCGCACAGCAGGGCGTCGGCGTCCTCGGCTCCGGCACCCCGGCCGCCGCCCGCCTGGAGAACATCGCCCGCTTCCTCGACTTCGTCTCCGAGAGCACCGTCCGCGCCGCCGAACAGGCCCGCGAGGTCCTCCACACGAAACCCGTAACGGCCTCGGGCGGCAGCACCGAGCCACCACGAGAAGACCGGTGA
- a CDS encoding helix-turn-helix domain-containing protein produces MASSGNKVEAGGTAHMVAALAKALREQKGYTQEELGKLIGYTASAISAMETCAQPASDKMLVKLEEVLGGGLGVFEKARKWMLLEKYPARFRGVAGLERGAVTISSYESFVIDGIFQTEPYAQALIRGGFPTVSDQKRDELVEARLARRALFDRDPAPMIELILEETVLRRPFGDWDIMRGQLRSLAADAQRENVCLQVLPLDRGLRGSHAGARGPMKLLVTEDHDHVVYMEIEDQGILVSDPPEVAQLAHRYAKIRSQALSPDDSLSLIERLAGEEP; encoded by the coding sequence ATGGCGAGTTCGGGCAACAAGGTGGAAGCGGGCGGCACGGCACACATGGTCGCCGCCCTCGCGAAGGCCCTGCGCGAGCAAAAGGGGTACACGCAGGAGGAGTTGGGCAAGCTGATCGGCTACACGGCATCGGCGATCAGCGCGATGGAGACGTGCGCGCAGCCCGCCAGCGACAAGATGCTCGTCAAGCTGGAGGAGGTGCTCGGGGGTGGGCTGGGCGTCTTCGAGAAGGCACGTAAGTGGATGCTGCTGGAGAAGTATCCGGCTCGGTTCCGGGGAGTCGCGGGGCTGGAGCGGGGCGCGGTCACGATCTCCTCGTACGAGAGCTTCGTCATCGACGGCATCTTCCAGACCGAGCCGTACGCCCAGGCACTCATCCGGGGCGGCTTTCCGACGGTCTCCGATCAGAAGCGCGACGAACTCGTCGAGGCTCGGCTCGCCCGCCGGGCACTCTTCGACCGCGACCCTGCCCCGATGATCGAGTTGATCCTCGAAGAGACCGTGCTGCGGCGGCCGTTCGGCGACTGGGACATCATGCGCGGGCAGTTGCGCTCGCTCGCCGCGGACGCACAGAGGGAGAATGTGTGTCTGCAAGTACTCCCACTGGACCGCGGCCTGCGCGGATCGCATGCTGGTGCCCGTGGCCCTATGAAACTCCTCGTCACTGAGGACCACGACCACGTCGTCTACATGGAGATCGAGGACCAGGGCATCCTGGTCAGCGATCCACCCGAGGTGGCCCAACTCGCGCACCGCTATGCGAAGATCCGATCACAGGCCCTGAGTCCCGACGACTCACTCAGCCTCATCGAACGGTTGGCAGGAGAGGAACCATGA
- a CDS encoding DUF4097 family beta strand repeat-containing protein, with amino-acid sequence MQKFDTTAPITAVLDIPAGRIRFIAADRTDATVEVLPSSASSSRDVKAAEQIAVSYDDGVLRIEAAPAKNRILGQSGSVEVTVQLPAGSRVEAKAASAELRGVGRLGDVTYECAQGTVKLDETDSARLTLQAGDISVGRLGGPGELRTLKGDLRITEAVRGTVTLRTESGEITVGAARGVSATLDAGTSYGRISNALQNTDGAAAQLNIQATTSYGDITARSL; translated from the coding sequence ATGCAGAAGTTCGACACCACCGCCCCCATCACCGCCGTCCTCGACATCCCCGCCGGGCGCATCCGGTTCATCGCAGCCGACCGCACCGACGCCACCGTCGAGGTCCTGCCCTCCAGCGCCTCGTCGAGCCGCGACGTGAAAGCGGCCGAGCAGATCGCGGTCTCCTACGACGACGGCGTCCTGCGGATCGAGGCCGCCCCGGCGAAGAACCGCATCCTCGGCCAGTCGGGATCCGTCGAGGTGACCGTCCAGCTGCCCGCCGGTTCCCGCGTCGAGGCGAAGGCGGCCAGTGCCGAACTCCGGGGCGTGGGACGCCTCGGCGACGTCACCTACGAGTGCGCGCAGGGCACCGTCAAGCTCGACGAGACCGACAGTGCCCGCCTCACCCTCCAGGCCGGCGACATCTCGGTCGGCCGCCTCGGTGGCCCCGGCGAACTCCGCACCCTGAAGGGCGACCTCCGCATCACCGAGGCCGTACGCGGCACGGTCACCCTGCGCACCGAGTCCGGCGAGATCACGGTCGGCGCCGCCCGCGGAGTCTCCGCGACCCTGGACGCCGGCACCTCCTACGGCCGCATCAGCAACGCACTCCAGAACACCGACGGCGCCGCCGCTCAGCTCAACATCCAGGCGACCACCAGCTACGGCGACATCACCGCCCGCAGCCTCTGA
- a CDS encoding DUF397 domain-containing protein translates to MSNANALRWFKSSYSDDGGGNCVEVAYAWRKSTYSDSGGGNCVEIAPCPHTPTAAIHIRDSKNPAGPNLTVTGEAWSAFVARTA, encoded by the coding sequence ATGAGCAACGCCAATGCACTGCGGTGGTTCAAGTCCAGCTATAGCGACGACGGCGGCGGTAACTGCGTCGAAGTCGCCTACGCCTGGCGCAAGTCGACGTACAGCGACAGCGGTGGCGGCAACTGCGTGGAGATCGCCCCCTGCCCCCACACCCCCACCGCCGCCATCCACATCCGCGACTCCAAGAACCCGGCCGGCCCGAACCTCACCGTCACCGGCGAAGCCTGGTCCGCGTTCGTCGCCCGTACCGCCTGA
- a CDS encoding DUF3303 family protein → MRVMIKAQFDTEKANEAIRSGKLPELMKETLDHLKPEAAYFGPEDGCRTCWLVVDMKDSSDIPPTAEPFFTQFNAKVSFTPIMNADDLQKGLSQIR, encoded by the coding sequence ATGCGCGTCATGATCAAGGCGCAGTTCGACACGGAGAAGGCCAACGAGGCCATACGCAGCGGCAAGCTGCCGGAGCTGATGAAGGAGACCCTGGACCACCTCAAGCCGGAGGCCGCGTACTTCGGGCCCGAGGACGGTTGCCGGACCTGCTGGCTGGTCGTCGACATGAAGGACAGCTCCGACATCCCGCCCACCGCCGAGCCGTTCTTCACCCAGTTCAACGCCAAGGTCTCGTTCACGCCCATCATGAACGCCGACGACCTGCAGAAGGGTCTCTCCCAGATTCGCTGA
- a CDS encoding GntR family transcriptional regulator, translating to MSDPAVRVDTTSQVPPYEQIRAQLAALIVTGRLTEGERLPTVRQLATDLGLAPGTVARAYRELEAAELIRTRRGAGTRVAALPSEPHPHNVDQLTTLARDFTSAARALGAATEDILTAVREALDPGPASSSATVGGGAGAPRRPTSAQVAGARNRPD from the coding sequence ATGAGTGACCCCGCCGTCCGCGTCGACACCACCAGCCAGGTCCCGCCGTACGAGCAGATCCGCGCCCAGCTCGCCGCGCTGATCGTCACCGGTCGGCTGACCGAGGGCGAACGGCTGCCGACCGTGCGCCAACTCGCCACCGACCTCGGTCTGGCGCCGGGCACCGTGGCCCGCGCCTACCGCGAGCTGGAGGCCGCAGAGCTGATCCGTACCCGCCGTGGCGCGGGCACCCGGGTCGCGGCGCTCCCGTCCGAGCCGCACCCGCACAATGTCGACCAACTCACCACCCTGGCCCGGGACTTCACCTCCGCCGCCCGAGCGCTCGGCGCCGCCACCGAGGACATCCTGACCGCCGTCCGCGAAGCCTTGGACCCGGGGCCCGCCTCCTCGTCGGCCACCGTCGGCGGCGGAGCGGGGGCCCCAAGAAGGCCGACGTCGGCGCAAGTCGCGGGAGCGAGGAACAGGCCCGATTAG
- a CDS encoding PaaI family thioesterase: MEDQTQQEQVSPTVRKRVQDSFDSQGLMAHLGARLTHIGPGRVHIVLPARPEVTQQHGYVHAGATSAVADSAGGYAALTLVSEDSDILTVEYKINLLAPAAGDYLEAIGTVLKSGRTLTVCQLEVYGGRGGGERKLVANGQQTLIRVDRPAQ; this comes from the coding sequence GTGGAAGACCAGACGCAGCAGGAACAGGTGAGCCCCACGGTCCGCAAGCGCGTCCAGGACAGCTTCGACAGCCAGGGCCTCATGGCCCACCTCGGCGCACGCCTCACCCACATCGGCCCTGGCCGCGTACACATCGTGCTCCCGGCCCGCCCTGAGGTGACCCAGCAGCACGGCTACGTCCACGCGGGCGCCACCAGCGCCGTCGCGGACAGTGCCGGCGGCTACGCCGCGCTCACGCTGGTCTCCGAGGATTCCGACATCCTCACCGTCGAGTACAAGATCAACCTGCTCGCCCCCGCCGCGGGCGACTACCTGGAGGCGATCGGGACCGTGCTGAAGTCCGGACGTACCCTGACCGTCTGCCAGTTGGAGGTGTACGGAGGCAGGGGCGGCGGTGAGAGGAAGCTCGTCGCCAACGGGCAGCAGACGCTGATACGCGTGGACAGGCCCGCCCAGTGA